One genomic region from Pseudoduganella dura encodes:
- the guaA gene encoding glutamine-hydrolyzing GMP synthase codes for MHSKILIIDFGSQVTQLIARRVRDAGVFSEVYPYDVSEEFVRNYGASGVILSGSHNSTLEGDSPRAPQAVFELGVPVLGICYGMQTMAAQLGGKVENGLVREFGYAEVRARNHTSLLNGINDFVTHEGHGMLKVWMSHGDKVLEMPEGFKLMASTESCPIAGMADEDRKFYAVQWHPEVTHTVQGKAMLGRFVHEICGCKSDWNMPDYISEAVEKIREQVGTDEVILGLSGGVDSSVAAALIHRAIGDQLTCVFVDHGLLRLNEGEMVMDMFAKNLGVKVIRVDATDQFMGHLAGVTDPEQKRKIIGREFVEVFQAESARLPSAKWLAQGTIYPDVIESAGKGKKGQTIKSHHNVGGLPETMKLQLLEPLRELFKDEVRKLGVALGLPYEMVYRHPFPGPGLGVRILGEVKKEYADLLRRADAIFIEELRNTPYEAVVVPGFDQDGVPRNWYEATSQAFAVFLPVKSVGVMGDGRTYDYVVALRAVQTQDFMTAHWAHLPHALLGKVSNRIINEVRGLNRVVYDISGKPPATIEWE; via the coding sequence ATGCACTCTAAAATCCTCATCATCGATTTCGGCTCCCAGGTAACCCAGCTGATCGCGCGCCGCGTGCGCGACGCCGGCGTGTTCTCGGAAGTCTACCCGTACGACGTTTCGGAAGAATTCGTCCGCAACTACGGCGCCTCCGGCGTGATCCTGTCCGGCAGCCACAACTCCACGCTGGAAGGCGATTCGCCGCGCGCGCCGCAGGCCGTGTTCGAACTGGGCGTGCCCGTGCTGGGTATCTGCTACGGCATGCAGACGATGGCCGCGCAGCTGGGCGGCAAGGTCGAAAACGGCCTGGTGCGCGAATTCGGCTACGCCGAAGTGCGCGCCCGCAACCACACGTCGCTGCTGAACGGCATCAACGACTTCGTCACGCACGAAGGCCACGGCATGCTGAAGGTGTGGATGAGCCACGGCGACAAGGTGCTGGAAATGCCGGAAGGCTTCAAGCTGATGGCGTCCACCGAGAGCTGCCCGATCGCCGGCATGGCCGACGAGGACCGCAAGTTCTACGCGGTGCAGTGGCACCCGGAAGTGACGCACACGGTGCAGGGCAAGGCCATGCTGGGCCGCTTCGTGCACGAGATCTGCGGCTGCAAGTCCGACTGGAACATGCCGGACTACATTTCCGAAGCCGTGGAAAAGATCCGCGAGCAGGTGGGCACCGATGAAGTGATCCTGGGCCTGTCCGGCGGCGTCGATTCTTCGGTGGCGGCCGCGCTGATCCACCGCGCGATCGGCGACCAGCTGACCTGCGTGTTCGTCGACCATGGCCTCTTGCGCCTGAACGAAGGCGAAATGGTGATGGACATGTTCGCCAAGAACCTGGGCGTGAAGGTGATCCGCGTGGATGCCACCGACCAGTTCATGGGCCACCTGGCCGGCGTGACGGACCCGGAACAGAAGCGCAAGATCATCGGCCGCGAATTCGTCGAGGTGTTCCAGGCCGAGTCGGCCAGGCTGCCGAGCGCGAAATGGCTGGCGCAGGGCACGATCTACCCGGACGTGATCGAATCGGCCGGCAAGGGTAAAAAGGGCCAGACGATCAAGAGCCACCACAACGTGGGCGGCCTGCCGGAAACGATGAAGCTGCAGCTGCTGGAGCCGCTGCGCGAACTGTTCAAGGACGAAGTGCGCAAGCTGGGCGTGGCGCTCGGCCTGCCGTACGAGATGGTATACCGTCACCCATTCCCGGGCCCGGGCCTGGGCGTGCGCATCCTCGGCGAAGTGAAGAAGGAATACGCCGACCTGCTGCGCCGCGCCGATGCCATCTTCATCGAGGAACTGCGCAACACGCCGTACGAGGCGGTCGTGGTGCCGGGCTTCGACCAGGATGGCGTGCCGCGCAACTGGTACGAAGCCACGTCGCAGGCATTCGCCGTGTTCCTGCCGGTGAAATCGGTGGGCGTGATGGGCGACGGCCGCACGTACGACTACGTGGTGGCGCTGCGCGCCGTGCAGACCCAGGACTTCATGACGGCGCACTGGGCGCACCTGCCGCACGCGTTGCTGGGGAAGGTGTCGAACCGGATCATCAACGAGGTGCGGGGGTTGAATCGCGTCGTGTACGACATTTCGGGGAAGCCTCCGGCGACCATTGAATGGGAATGA
- a CDS encoding winged helix-turn-helix domain-containing protein — translation METSKTKVPEAAGEYEANAEVDNMKKTMEYLFGPFRFIPARRTLHCGDVPQRIGSRAFDILTVLVERPSEPVSKRELINRVWPTTVVEDGNLKVHVSALRRTLGEFEEGSNYIATIIGRGYCFVGPVQANKIAAERQLRLIHPD, via the coding sequence ATGGAAACATCCAAGACAAAGGTGCCCGAGGCTGCCGGAGAATACGAAGCGAATGCCGAGGTCGATAACATGAAGAAAACGATGGAATATCTGTTCGGACCATTTCGCTTCATTCCCGCGCGCCGCACATTACATTGTGGAGACGTGCCACAGCGTATCGGCAGCCGTGCCTTCGACATCCTGACCGTCCTGGTCGAGCGTCCGAGCGAGCCGGTCAGCAAGCGCGAGCTGATCAACCGGGTCTGGCCCACCACGGTTGTCGAGGATGGCAACCTGAAAGTTCATGTGTCGGCATTACGGCGTACGCTTGGCGAGTTCGAGGAAGGGTCGAATTACATCGCGACGATCATCGGTCGCGGTTACTGCTTTGTCGGGCCGGTTCAGGCCAATAAAATCGCTGCGGAGCGCCAGCTTCGATTAATCCATCCCGATTGA
- a CDS encoding sensor histidine kinase — translation MLKITQTTDGWMWVATATGLFRFDGMRFERVDSVYGERLDSSNVIGLVADPREGVWVGYRLGGVTLLRPGSSRKFGEAEGLPVGGVIHIEAVADGSVWVGTRDGVAWLAPGANRFKVLGNEVGLPEKFVYQILIAKDGTQWIGSLQGLFFRKPGQQRFTQAWPRVQLLAIVEAPDGTIWARDSKYRYFKVQTTAPAGGRILAPDFPGMGMRFGTDGTMWVLHPDGVERRFGSAGIGYPHQRLTQAAGMSGPQAQSFFEDREGDIWIGTATGIDRLRRNRLTPVVFDKPLEEPGIALGPRGSVLIGDRANGAIYRQTDRQRDRIRAEGSITASYRAPDDTAFFGTDHGIYELGRDGRLSVTPAPEETRGFYPQAMIRDGNGILWVSYSSGPLYRLAGAPWTRADEVANHARALTLAIASDNKGALWFAHPNNAVTITDSRGRPMRRLDTAAGLDLGPVLQIVPDQDVMWLSGERGVMLHREGRIVALRGRGKESFRGVSGLVRTPEGDLWMHGADGVFHIVAAELTEWLRRPDYLPSFERFDAQDGLVGHAMQMRPIPSLVRADDGTLWFITSSAAFTLDPGNIPRNRIAPPVLIRSVSSAGSKVPVNAGVARLQEGATDLHIEFTALSLKMPERTRFRYRLTGVDPDWQEPNERREAFYTNVKPGTYRFEVGAANEDNVWHPDLAAVEIRLPPTFVQTVWFKLLLATFAVLLLYGGHVPRLRVVTQQIQGRLAERSRIARSLHDTLLQSVQGLILAFGSHYHTMPREAAGRERLQNALKLAEQLLVEGRNEIMDLRVPATSSTLFDVLSEFGHTLTAMGSHTFKPRLTGTPRPLKAGIYEDIYAIGREALFNAARYAEADLITLQVDYTRQEFHLTVRDNGRGFSRNRTADDREEGHWGIQGILERAKLIGADLHVTSETDRGTTISLRINKVLAYETRATVRQGRHEHA, via the coding sequence GTGTTGAAGATCACCCAGACCACCGATGGCTGGATGTGGGTGGCCACGGCAACAGGCCTGTTTCGTTTCGACGGCATGCGTTTCGAGCGCGTCGACAGCGTGTATGGGGAACGCCTTGATTCCAGCAATGTGATCGGCCTGGTGGCCGATCCCCGCGAAGGCGTGTGGGTGGGTTATCGGCTCGGCGGGGTGACGCTGCTGCGCCCGGGAAGCAGCCGAAAATTCGGTGAGGCGGAGGGGCTTCCCGTCGGCGGCGTCATTCATATCGAGGCGGTTGCCGACGGCTCGGTATGGGTCGGTACGCGCGACGGTGTTGCATGGCTGGCGCCGGGTGCGAACCGCTTCAAGGTGTTGGGCAACGAAGTGGGCTTGCCGGAAAAGTTCGTCTACCAGATCCTGATCGCAAAAGATGGTACGCAATGGATCGGTTCCTTGCAGGGCCTGTTTTTCCGCAAGCCGGGCCAGCAGCGCTTTACGCAGGCATGGCCAAGAGTCCAGTTGCTGGCGATCGTCGAGGCACCCGACGGCACGATCTGGGCCAGGGATTCGAAGTACCGTTATTTCAAGGTGCAGACGACCGCTCCGGCCGGGGGCCGTATCCTCGCGCCGGACTTTCCCGGCATGGGCATGCGCTTCGGTACCGACGGGACGATGTGGGTCCTGCATCCGGATGGCGTGGAGCGGCGTTTCGGCAGCGCGGGTATCGGCTATCCGCATCAGCGGCTCACGCAAGCTGCGGGCATGAGCGGACCACAGGCGCAGAGCTTCTTCGAGGATCGCGAGGGAGACATCTGGATCGGCACGGCGACCGGGATCGATCGCCTGCGCCGCAACCGGCTCACCCCGGTCGTGTTCGACAAACCGCTGGAAGAGCCCGGGATCGCACTGGGACCGCGTGGCTCGGTCCTCATCGGTGATCGTGCCAACGGCGCCATCTACCGCCAGACCGATCGGCAGCGCGACAGGATCCGCGCGGAAGGCTCGATCACGGCGAGCTATCGCGCGCCGGACGATACCGCGTTCTTCGGAACCGATCACGGCATCTATGAGCTTGGCCGCGACGGCAGGTTATCGGTCACGCCGGCGCCCGAGGAGACACGGGGGTTCTATCCCCAGGCGATGATCCGTGATGGCAACGGCATTCTGTGGGTGTCGTATTCGAGCGGCCCGTTATACCGCCTGGCCGGCGCGCCCTGGACACGCGCCGACGAGGTGGCGAACCATGCGCGTGCGCTGACGCTGGCGATCGCCAGCGATAACAAGGGCGCGCTCTGGTTTGCGCATCCCAACAATGCGGTAACCATTACCGACAGCCGGGGGCGGCCCATGCGCCGGCTCGATACGGCGGCGGGACTGGACCTCGGCCCCGTATTGCAGATCGTGCCGGACCAGGATGTGATGTGGCTAAGCGGTGAGCGGGGCGTGATGCTGCATCGCGAAGGGCGAATTGTCGCGTTGCGCGGACGTGGCAAGGAAAGCTTCAGGGGCGTGTCCGGCCTGGTGCGGACACCGGAGGGCGACCTGTGGATGCATGGCGCCGACGGGGTCTTTCACATCGTCGCGGCGGAGCTGACGGAGTGGCTGCGCAGACCCGATTACCTGCCATCGTTCGAACGGTTCGATGCGCAGGACGGCCTGGTGGGACATGCGATGCAGATGCGCCCCATTCCATCGCTTGTCCGCGCCGATGACGGCACGCTCTGGTTCATCACCAGCAGCGCCGCGTTCACGCTCGACCCCGGGAACATTCCACGCAACCGCATCGCGCCGCCGGTGCTGATACGCAGCGTCTCCAGCGCCGGAAGCAAGGTGCCCGTGAACGCCGGCGTCGCTCGCCTGCAAGAAGGTGCCACCGACCTGCACATCGAATTCACCGCCCTGAGTCTGAAGATGCCGGAACGGACGCGGTTTCGCTACCGGTTGACGGGAGTCGATCCCGACTGGCAGGAACCCAATGAGCGACGGGAAGCGTTCTACACCAACGTCAAGCCCGGGACCTACCGTTTCGAGGTCGGCGCGGCCAATGAGGATAATGTCTGGCATCCCGATCTCGCGGCCGTGGAAATCCGGTTGCCGCCGACGTTCGTGCAAACCGTCTGGTTCAAGCTGCTGCTCGCGACCTTTGCCGTGCTGTTGTTGTATGGAGGGCACGTGCCGCGCCTGCGTGTCGTGACGCAGCAGATTCAGGGGCGTTTGGCCGAGCGATCGAGGATCGCCCGCTCGCTTCACGACACCTTGCTGCAGAGCGTGCAGGGCCTCATTCTGGCGTTCGGGTCGCATTACCATACAATGCCCAGGGAGGCTGCCGGCCGCGAGCGCCTGCAGAATGCCTTGAAGCTGGCCGAGCAGTTGCTGGTCGAGGGGCGCAACGAGATCATGGATCTGCGCGTCCCGGCGACCAGCAGCACGCTCTTCGACGTCCTGTCCGAATTCGGCCACACCTTGACTGCGATGGGTTCGCACACGTTCAAGCCGCGCCTGACCGGCACGCCACGCCCTTTGAAAGCGGGCATCTATGAGGACATCTACGCGATCGGCAGGGAGGCCCTGTTCAATGCCGCCCGTTACGCCGAGGCGGACCTGATCACGCTGCAGGTCGACTATACCCGCCAGGAGTTCCATCTGACGGTGAGGGACAATGGGCGTGGATTTTCCAGGAACAGGACGGCAGACGATCGGGAAGAAGGGCACTGGGGCATACAAGGTATCCTGGAACGTGCAAAGCTCATCGGCGCGGACCTTCATGTCACCAGCGAGACGGATCGTGGAACGACGATATCCCTGCGTATCAATAAAGTGCTCGCTTACGAGACCCGCGCAACGGTTCGCCAGGGCAGGCACGAGCATGCCTGA
- a CDS encoding response regulator transcription factor yields MNEKTSHRIRVLLADDHHLMREGVRYMLDSAPDIQLVASVGDGASAVEAFKQTIPDVTLMDLRMPGGDGFSAIASIRRHSPSARIVVLSTYDGDALMKQARKAGASAYLLKSMLLENMLGVIRSVHAGLQFWPPELGTHNGTFKADLTPRECDIIRLVACGSSNREIAQELRIGEETVKTYMRNILPKLGANDRAHAVAICMRRGYLDLLDLP; encoded by the coding sequence ATGAACGAAAAAACTTCACATCGAATACGCGTTCTCCTTGCGGACGACCATCACCTCATGCGGGAAGGGGTCCGCTACATGCTGGACAGCGCACCGGACATACAGCTGGTCGCCAGCGTGGGCGACGGTGCCTCGGCTGTCGAAGCGTTCAAGCAGACGATCCCGGACGTGACCCTGATGGACTTGCGCATGCCCGGCGGCGACGGCTTCTCGGCAATTGCGAGCATTCGACGCCACTCGCCATCGGCAAGGATCGTTGTACTCAGCACCTATGACGGCGACGCGCTGATGAAGCAGGCACGCAAGGCAGGTGCATCGGCCTATCTGCTCAAGAGCATGCTGCTGGAAAACATGCTTGGCGTGATTCGCTCGGTGCATGCGGGTCTTCAGTTCTGGCCACCGGAACTCGGAACGCACAACGGCACTTTCAAGGCAGATCTGACGCCGCGGGAATGCGACATCATTCGCCTGGTCGCCTGCGGCAGCTCGAACCGGGAAATCGCCCAGGAGCTGCGGATCGGGGAAGAAACGGTGAAAACGTACATGCGCAACATTTTGCCGAAACTGGGTGCCAACGATCGGGCGCATGCGGTAGCGATCTGCATGCGTCGCGGTTATCTCGATCTTCTGGATTTGCCTTGA
- a CDS encoding proline iminopeptidase-family hydrolase, producing MPAQAATRGRPDASVITAPVPDGLNPPGIRTGGVKLVPVVGGKYKVWTKKIGNGAVKVLLLHGGPGFSHDYLEAMESFLPQAGIEMYHYDQLGCGNSDRPEDSSLWTLPRYMTELEEVRKGLGLDRFVLYGHSWGGLLAIEYALRHQQHLRGLVISNMTAGIQSVLRRLETIKRQLPANVLAQLEELETRGAYDTPAYEEIMMTYLYPQAICRIQPWPEAVMRAFGRVNKKIYNQMQGASEFVINGNLKDWERWDRLPEIKVPTLALGAVHDEMDPADIRKMASLLPQGQAEICATGSHLSMWDAQADYFSYLMTFLRKV from the coding sequence ATGCCCGCGCAAGCCGCTACCCGTGGCAGGCCCGATGCCTCCGTCATCACGGCCCCGGTGCCCGACGGACTCAATCCGCCCGGAATCCGCACCGGCGGCGTAAAGCTGGTGCCGGTCGTTGGGGGCAAGTACAAGGTATGGACCAAGAAGATCGGCAACGGCGCCGTCAAGGTCCTGCTGCTACATGGCGGCCCTGGGTTCTCGCACGACTACCTGGAGGCGATGGAATCGTTCCTGCCGCAGGCAGGCATCGAAATGTACCACTACGACCAGCTGGGTTGCGGCAATTCCGACCGCCCGGAGGATTCCTCACTGTGGACGCTGCCCCGGTACATGACGGAGCTGGAGGAAGTCCGCAAGGGCCTGGGCCTGGACAGGTTCGTATTGTATGGCCACTCCTGGGGCGGGCTGCTCGCCATCGAATATGCGCTGCGGCATCAGCAGCACCTGCGGGGCCTCGTGATCTCGAACATGACGGCTGGCATCCAGTCAGTGCTTCGCCGCCTCGAAACGATCAAGAGACAGTTGCCCGCCAACGTGCTCGCGCAGCTCGAAGAACTGGAGACGCGCGGCGCGTACGACACGCCGGCCTACGAGGAAATCATGATGACCTATTTGTATCCGCAGGCGATCTGCCGGATTCAGCCGTGGCCGGAGGCGGTGATGCGCGCATTCGGCAGGGTCAACAAGAAAATCTACAACCAGATGCAGGGAGCGAGCGAATTCGTAATCAACGGCAACCTGAAGGACTGGGAGCGATGGGACCGCCTGCCGGAGATCAAGGTTCCCACGTTGGCGCTTGGCGCGGTCCACGACGAAATGGACCCCGCCGATATCCGCAAGATGGCGTCGCTGCTGCCCCAAGGCCAGGCGGAAATCTGCGCAACCGGAAGTCACCTGTCGATGTGGGACGCACAGGCCGACTATTTTTCCTACCTGATGACGTTCCTGCGCAAGGTGTGA
- a CDS encoding isochorismatase family protein, whose protein sequence is MLLDPADTLVLLLDHQSGLFQTVKDIPVADLRRNVETIARLCTLLGIPVITTASEPAGTNGPLMPEIHELAPHAVYVPRKGEVNAWDNDDFVAQVRATGRNTLVMAGVWTSVCVMFPALNARAAGHEVYAVIDASGDPSEMASRVSLARFVQGGVRPTTTNALLSELHRTWARPEAAELDKLYGLVAPNYAAVAESYFRAQQAVRETR, encoded by the coding sequence ATGCTGCTTGACCCCGCCGACACGCTCGTGCTGCTGCTCGATCATCAGTCGGGCCTGTTCCAGACCGTCAAGGATATCCCGGTGGCCGACCTGCGACGCAATGTCGAGACGATCGCCAGACTGTGCACGCTGCTCGGGATTCCCGTGATTACCACGGCATCGGAACCGGCCGGCACCAATGGTCCACTCATGCCGGAAATCCACGAGCTTGCGCCTCATGCCGTCTATGTGCCGCGCAAGGGCGAAGTCAACGCCTGGGACAACGACGATTTCGTTGCCCAGGTCCGCGCCACCGGCCGCAACACGCTGGTGATGGCTGGCGTGTGGACGAGCGTGTGCGTGATGTTCCCGGCGCTCAATGCGCGCGCGGCTGGCCATGAGGTTTATGCCGTGATCGACGCGTCCGGCGACCCAAGCGAGATGGCCTCCCGCGTTTCGCTGGCGCGATTCGTCCAGGGCGGCGTGCGCCCCACGACGACGAATGCGCTGCTGTCCGAACTGCACCGGACATGGGCGCGTCCGGAAGCGGCCGAGCTGGACAAGCTGTATGGATTGGTCGCCCCCAACTATGCGGCCGTAGCGGAAAGTTATTTCCGGGCCCAGCAGGCAGTGCGCGAAACGCGTTAG
- a CDS encoding alpha/beta fold hydrolase, whose amino-acid sequence MHYKKVNIDGVNVFYREAGPADAPVLLLLHGFPTSSHMFRNLIPLLADRYHVIAPDYPGYGQSDAPDRSGFEYTFANLATLIEKLTVVLEVTRYSMYVMDYGAPIGYRLALKHPERVQALIVQNGNAYTEGLAAFWDPIKAYWADKSLAKREALAHLVTLDLTKFQYTDGVGDISRISPDNWVVDQALLDRPGNREIQLDLFGDYGSNVPLYPDFQAFFRQYQPPTLIVWGKNDVIFPEPGAHPYLRDLPAAELHILDSGHFALEDKLDVMAPLIRDFLDRTL is encoded by the coding sequence ATCCACTACAAAAAGGTGAACATCGACGGCGTTAACGTGTTCTACCGCGAAGCAGGCCCTGCCGACGCTCCGGTGCTGCTGTTGTTGCACGGCTTCCCCACGTCATCCCACATGTTCCGCAATCTCATCCCCCTGCTGGCCGACCGATACCATGTGATCGCGCCGGATTATCCCGGTTATGGCCAGAGCGATGCACCCGACCGGTCCGGGTTCGAGTATACGTTCGCCAACCTGGCGACCCTGATCGAGAAGCTTACGGTTGTTCTGGAAGTGACGAGATACAGCATGTATGTGATGGACTACGGCGCGCCGATCGGTTATCGGCTGGCGCTGAAACACCCCGAGCGGGTACAGGCACTAATTGTCCAGAACGGTAATGCCTATACGGAAGGACTCGCCGCATTCTGGGATCCGATCAAGGCTTACTGGGCCGACAAGTCCCTGGCCAAGCGCGAGGCGCTTGCGCATCTCGTTACGCTCGATCTGACGAAGTTCCAGTACACGGACGGTGTTGGCGATATCAGCCGGATCAGTCCCGACAATTGGGTGGTCGACCAGGCATTGCTCGACCGGCCCGGCAATCGCGAGATCCAGCTCGACCTGTTCGGTGACTATGGGTCGAACGTCCCTCTCTATCCTGACTTTCAAGCGTTTTTCCGCCAGTATCAGCCGCCGACCTTGATCGTGTGGGGCAAGAACGACGTGATATTCCCGGAGCCGGGCGCGCACCCATACCTGCGCGACCTTCCGGCGGCGGAACTGCATATCCTCGATTCCGGGCACTTCGCGCTCGAAGACAAGCTCGACGTGATGGCACCGCTGATCCGGGATTTCCTCGACCGTACGCTGTAG
- a CDS encoding SDR family NAD(P)-dependent oxidoreductase — protein MDLQLGGKLALVSGSTAGIGYAIAATLAREGASVIVSGRTRSGVDDAVDRIRAETNGTVFGHAADLSQPEAAMSVVQRHPGIDILVNNLGIFEPKAFEDIPDEDWQRFFDVNVLSGVRLARLVLPGMKRANWGRIVFISSESAVQIPTEMIHYGMSKTAQLAVSRRLAEAVAGTGITVNSVLPGPTKSRGVSTFVQDMARANDKSFEQIEAEFFESVRPTSLIKRFGTPQEVASLVTYVASPLSAATTGAALRVDGGVIRSAF, from the coding sequence ATGGACTTGCAGCTTGGCGGGAAACTGGCACTGGTCAGCGGCAGTACCGCTGGCATCGGCTACGCGATCGCGGCAACGCTGGCCCGGGAAGGCGCCAGCGTCATCGTCAGCGGCAGGACGCGATCGGGCGTCGACGATGCCGTCGATCGCATTCGGGCAGAGACGAACGGTACGGTCTTCGGCCATGCCGCGGACCTGAGCCAGCCCGAAGCCGCCATGAGCGTGGTGCAACGTCATCCCGGCATCGACATTCTCGTCAACAACCTGGGCATCTTCGAGCCGAAGGCCTTCGAAGACATTCCGGACGAGGATTGGCAGCGCTTTTTCGACGTCAACGTGCTCAGCGGCGTGCGGCTGGCGCGCCTGGTACTCCCGGGGATGAAGCGGGCGAACTGGGGGCGGATCGTTTTCATCTCCAGCGAAAGCGCGGTGCAGATACCGACCGAGATGATCCACTACGGCATGAGCAAGACCGCGCAGCTTGCGGTCTCGCGCCGGCTGGCGGAAGCGGTCGCGGGCACCGGTATCACGGTCAACAGCGTGCTGCCCGGCCCGACGAAATCGCGTGGCGTCAGCACCTTCGTACAGGACATGGCCCGCGCGAACGACAAGAGTTTCGAGCAGATCGAAGCGGAGTTCTTCGAGAGCGTGCGGCCGACATCGCTCATCAAGCGCTTTGGAACGCCGCAGGAGGTCGCTTCGCTCGTGACTTATGTGGCGAGCCCGCTGTCGGCCGCGACCACGGGGGCAGCGTTGCGCGTGGATGGCGGGGTCATCAGGAGTGCCTTCTGA